Genomic window (Nitrosophilus kaiyonis):
AAATCAAAATATGTCCCTGCAATATTTATATTAGATTTCAATGAAAAACCTATAACAAAAATTGTAGGGTATTGGGATGTAAATGATTTTGAGAGTGATTTGAGATATATTTTGAAAAAATTGAATTCAAAAAATTAATTTTTGTAATATAAAAGAAAATAATAATTATTGTGCAATTCTTTATCCTACAAAATAAAGGAGGAAATATGGAAAATATACCTATTTTTGACCCAAGTGAAGAGATTAAAAAGGTAGCAAGAATAAAAAGTATGGATGAGTATTGGTCTTTAGTTGAAGAGGCCAAAAAAGATTATGAAGGTTTTTGGGATAGGTTGGCTAAAGAAAAAATTGATTGGATAAAGCCTTATAGTAAAGTCTTAGATGATAGCAATGCGCCATTTTACAAATGGTTTATCGGTGGTAAACTAAATGTAACTGTGCAATGTATCGATAGACATCTTCAAAAAAGAAAAAATAAAGCTGCAATTATATGGGAAGGCGAGCCAGGTGATAAAAGAGTTATTACATATTTAGAGCTATATTATGAAGTAAACAGATTTGCAAATCTACTTAAAAACAGGTTTGGAATAAAAAAAGGCGATAGAGTTGTAATTTATATGCCAATGATTCCTGAAGCTGCTTTTGCAATGCTTGCATGCGCAAGAATTGGAGCAATACATTCTGTTGTTTTTGGCGGTTTTAGTGCAGAAGCCCTTAGAGATAGAATAGTTGATGCTCAGGCAAAACTTGTTATTACTGCTGATGGAGCATACAGAAGAGGAAAACCTTATCTTTTAAAACCTGTAGTTGATGTTGCTCTATCAAAAGATTGTGAAAGTGTAGAGTCAGTTTTGGTTATTAGAAGAAACAATGAAGATATCTCTTGGCATGAAGGAAGAGATTACGATTATAACGAGCTTATAAAAAATGAAAGCGGCCATTGTGAGCCTGAAATTATGGATAGTGAAGATCCTCTATTTTTACTTTATACTTCAGGAAGTACTGGTAAGCCAAAAGGAGTACAGCATAGCCAAGCTGGATATATTCTTTGGGCGCAGCTTACAATGGAGTGGGTATTTGATATAAAAGAGGAAGATACATATTGGTGTACAGCTGATGTTGGCTGGATAACAGGACATACATATATCGTTTATGGACCACTTGCTGCAGGGGCTACAACTATGATGTATGAGGGAGTTCCTGTATATCCAGATGCTGGTAGATGGTGGAGAATGATTGATGAGTATAAAGTTAATCAATTCTATACAGCTCCAACTGCAATAAGACTTCTGCACAAAATGGGAGAAGATGAGCCAGAAAAGTATGATTTAAGAAGTCTAAGAATTTTAGGAACAGTGGGTGAGCCAATCAATCCAGATGCATGGATGTGGTATTTCAATAAAGTTGGTGGAGGGAAATGTCCAATAGTAGATACTTGGTGGCAAACTGAAACTGGCGGTCATATGATAAGCCCTCTTCCTGGAGCTACTCCGATAAAACCAGGTTCTGCAACATTTCCACTTCCAGGAATTTTTGCTGAAATAATTGATACTGAAGGAAACAAAAAAGAGCCAAATGAAAAAGGGTATCTATGTATAACTAAACCTTGGCCAAGTATGATTAGAACTATTTGGAACGATCCAGATAGATTCGTTAAAAGCTATTTTGGAACATGTAAAAAAGATGGAAAACCTGTATATTTTAGTGGTGATGGAGCTATATATGACGAAGATGGCTATATTTGGATAACAGGAAGAATGGATGATGTTATTAATATAAGCGGTCATAGACTTGGAACTGCTGAAATTGAAGCTGCAATTGGACACCATCCAAGAGTAGCTGAGTGCGCAGTTGTTGGAAAGCCCCACGAAATAAAAGGAGAGAGTGTATTTGCTTTTGTTGTCTTAAAAGATGATGAAGGTATTGCAGATGAGGTTGAACTAACAAAAGAGATAAATGAAGTTATAACAAAAGATATAGGACCTTTAGCTAAAGCTGATGAGGTTGCTTTTGTTCCAGGACTTCCAAAAACAAGAAGCGGTAAGATTATGAGAAGAATTTTAAGAGCTATCGCTAAAGGTGAAGAGATTAAACAAGACACCTCAACTCTTGAAGACCCATCTGTTGTAGAGAAAATAATACAAATCGTTCAAAAATAATCAAATCCCACATTTACCGGAGCCACATCCACTGGCTCCAACATTAAACTCCTCTTCATATCCACAATTTTCACATCTATATATCACATTTGTCGTACCACTACATCCACCACTTTTACTTCTTTTAACAGTAATACTTTCCTTTTCACACTCCGGACATATCCCTTTTTCAATTTTTGAAAGCTTTTCACCTTTTTGTTTTATATAAAGATAATAAGCTACTACACCCAAAATAGATAAAATCAGTGTAACTATAAACAAATACATTCAAAACCTTTTCATAAAAATTAGACATTAGGAATTGGGAATTAGCGTTAGTATTGGCATTGGTGGAAAGTTTTGAACTTATCACTAATACTATCACTATCCACTATCACTAATTTCTTCTCCACTATCCCGCTTCACTCCTTCACTGCTTCTCCGCTTATCACCTTACCACCTACACCACTAATTTACTCTCTTCCAAACACACTTGAATCTGTTGAAATTGTTTGAAGCATATATTTAGCATCCAAATTTCCTTTTCTATTTGCTCTCTTCCACCAATTTATAGCTTCATCTAAATCTTTTTCTACTCCCCACCCTTCATAATACATCATTCCAATATAATACATTGCTTCACTATTTCCATCTTTAGCTAAACTTTTAAATAAAGGCAAAGCTTTTTCATATTCATCATTTTCAAAATACTCAATTGCCTCTTTTATCATTTTTCCACCTCAGTATAATGTAGTTTTAAACCCTCTTCTGTCATAACAAAACCATTTATGATAATTTTTCCTTCATGAACCATTTTATGATGTTTTGAACAAAGAGGAATAAGATTGTATTTATGATTTGCTTTAAAATGCTCTATAAAACCAGAATTTGCCATAGATTTTGGCTTTATATGGTGTACCTCTTCAACTATTTCGTTACATATTGCACATTTTGTTAAATATACACTTTTATTGTATCTGCTTCTTCTTTTTTTCTTTAAAAGCTCAATCTCATTAAAACTTTTTGTCAACTCTTTTCTTATATCATAAGCATAATCTAAAAATTTTTTGTCAAGATGTAAAGCTTTTGCAAACTCTAAACCATATAAAGTGCTTCCGCTGCCAATTTCAAGCTTTCTATTGTAAATAAGTTTATCATTTTCCTCATCATAAGTTACACCTAAATGTAAAAAAATAATATTTTTTAACTCTTTTATTACTTTTAATTCTGTTAGTTGATGAAGATGAGTTGCAAATATAAAATAGCTTCCAATTTCACTAAGCCTTTTAATTGCAGCACTCACTATGGATAGAGCTGAATATGTCTCTGTTCCATGACTTATCTCATCACCTAAAATTAAAGAGTTAGATGTGGCTCTATTGAATATATTTTTAAGCTCTAACATCTCAATTGCAAATGTTGAGAGACCCTTATATAGATTATCTTTTGAAACTATTCTTGTAAAAATCTTATCAACAATTGAGTATCTCATATAAGTCGCAGGCACAAAAAGCCCGGCTTGCGCCATAATAGTAGCAATACCTACACTTTTCATTAATGAACTTTTTCCACTTGAATTTATACCATAAAGCAAAATACCTTTAATATCTTTTGAATCGCTTGCTTCAATTGTAATATGGTTATGTTTAATATCTTCTACTCTACCCAAAAAAATATCATTTGGTATATATATTCCATTTTCCTCTCTTGATTCAATTATTGGATGTCTAAGCGCAATAAACTCTATTATATTCTCATCTACAATTTCTGGCTTTGAATAGTTGTATAATTTTGCACTTTTAGCCCCAGTTATTGCAAAATCAAGCTCACCTATAAAAGTTATCAGTTTTTCCAAAAGAGCACTATATAGTTTTTCTAAATCTTCTAAAACCTCAATATATGTCTTTTTTACTAAAGATATTAGTCTTGAATGAAGAGTGATATACTCTTTTGATAAATCTTCTATATAACTTGAGCTTATTTTTACACTATTTTTAAGTTTTTTAAAATTAAACTCTTTCAAAAAAAGATGTTTCCCATCAATCAATATAAAGCTCTCTAACAGCTCTTTTTCAATGATTGAAAATCTATTTTTAGTAAGATTTATATAAAACCCTTCACTATCTAACCATCCAATATTTACATATCCTTCATCTTTTTCAAAGAATGATGATACATGCTCTTTTATCTTTTCCAATTTTGATAAAACATCTTTTATATCCTCTTCGATTTTATCTATAAAAATATTTACACCTGGATTAAAAAGATTACTATCAATTTGGTCTCTTCTATATTTTGCGCTATTTTCAAAATTAAATATTCTCTCAAGCTCTTTTCTAAAATTATAAACCTCTTCTATTGAGAAATTTTCTATATTTAGATTATATTTTTTTGCTTCATTATATATTTTTTCTATTGAGTATAAAGAGGAGTGAAGATAGTTCATCTCAAAAGGGTGAGCCTTTTTTAATTTAATTCTTCTTAATATTCTTTCAATATCATAAACCTGCTTTAAGATTCTTTCAAACTTTGGAAAATCCTCAATCAATGACTCAATCAAAAAATATCTTCTTTGAAGCTCTTTTTTATCTTGTATAGGATTTAGTAGTCTTTCTTTTAAAACTCTCTTTCCTATTGGAGTGGAGGTAAAATCAAGAAGCTTTAATAGCGTCATCTCATTTGGATCTCTTGAGATTATATTTAACTGCTCTAAAGCATTATTTCCAAGATATACAAATTTATTATTTCCAAGAAATATCGGACGATTTAGTTTTTCTATAATTGCCGGGTCATGCTCTATTATGAAATCCAGCAAAAATGCCAAAGATTCACTTGCATAAGGATATTTTTCAAGATCAAGATACTCAATTGGACTTAAAATAGATTTGATTGAAAAAACTTTTGAAAAAAGCTCATTTTGATAAGAGATTTTTAGTCTTTGAGCATTTTCATTATAGGTATAATGATTTTTAATCTCCAAATAGTTATAAATAAACTCTTTATCAACCTCCCCTTCAAAAGTTATAACAACTTCAGAAGTATTGTATGTTTGCAAAAGATTAAATATCTCATCAAGAGCATATGTTTTGTCATCTCTTGTTGAAAATACTTCATTAACATAGCATTTTCCAGTAGTTACATCAATAGCACTATATCCAGCATAATATGAGCCTCTATTTTCACCAATTAACAAAGAGACTATAAAATTTTCTGTAGGTTCAACTTGATAATCAAAATTTGTTCCAGGAGAGATTATATTTGAAAGATATCTTTTTACATTAGGAGGCTCGCCTTTTTGACGAATTAAAACTATTGTATATTTTTTACTTTGAATAAGTCTGTTAAGATATCTCTCAAGAGCAAAATTTGGCACACCTGCCATAAGTGGATTTGCAATGGAATTTTCTAAAATGGATTTATTTTTTCTTGTTAATTGAATATTCAAAAACTCTGCTATCTCTTTTGCTTTTCCAATCTTTAACTCTTCATTATTAACCTCATAAACTTCAAAAAAAGAGCCAACCTCCATTAAAACTACTGTATTTTGTCCATACTTTTTTTCAAAAAATTGTTGCAGTTCAAAATATATTTGTGTTAATAGTTTCTTTTTATCATTTAAAAGCTCATTTAAATCTTTAAACTCAATTTCCAAAAATTGCCCCTATTTAAATTTATCTTATTATATCGAAGGTTTGATATAATTTTGATTATTAATATAAAATTAAAAGGATTTTAATGAAGCTTTGTGTTGCTTTAGATTTACCAACAAAAGATGAAAATATAAAACTAGCTCGCAATATAAAAGATTTTGATATTTGGCTAAAAGTGGGGCTTAGAAGCTATATAAGAGATGGAAAAGAGTTTATACAAGAGTTAAAAGAGATAAATTCAAATTTTAATATTTTTCTTGATTTAAAACTTTATGATATTCCTAATACAATGGCAGATGCTGCTGAAGAGATTGCTAAAATTGGTGTTGAAATGTTTAATATTCATGCCAGTGCTGGCAAAGAAGCTATGAATATGGTTATGCAAAGACTTAAAACTTTTGAAAAAAGACCACTTGTTTTAGCAGTTACAGTCTTAACATCCTTTGATGAAAAAAGTTTTAAATATATTTATAATGACTCTATTGAGAATAAAGCAAACCAATTTTCTATTGATGCTTATAAAGCTGGACTTGATGGTGTTGTATGTTCTGTATTTGAGAGCAAAAAAATTAAAGAGTTAACAAGTAAAGATTTTATCACTTTAACTCCTGGTATTAGACCTTTTGGTGAAGATAAAGGTGATCAAAAAAGAGTAGCTGATCTAAAAATTGCAAAAGAGAATTTAAGCGATTTTATAGTTGTTGGAAGACCAATATATAAATCTTCCAATCCAAAAGAGATTGTGGAGAAAATATTGACAAACCTTTGAAATTTTTCTATAATTTCATCCACTTCAAGGACAGGTGGGTGAGCTGGCTGAAACCACCTCCCTGCTAAGGAGGCGTGTCCGTAAGGGCACCGCGGGTTCGAATCCCGCCCTGTCCGCCAGAACTTCTAAGGATTTTTCTTTTGCTAGGTTACAACCAAATAGTTTTTAATCCTTTTCTTTCCAATATCGATCTTCTTATAAAAATATTTCAATCAAAAGCAGCTTTTCATTGGAATAGAGAAAGGATTTTACAAGTTCAAAGAAAAAGATTTGTTAAATCATTTTAATAAATATATCTATTTCTTCCTTCTTTTTTTGCTTGATATAATTTTTTATCCACTTTTTTAAGAATATTTTTCATTGTATCTTTTTCATTTTCATATTCAATAATACCAATACTTATAGTTACTTTACTATCTATACCAAAATCATGATTTTCAAAAGACTCTTTTAATCTTTTTGCCAAAGTTATACCATTTTTTAAAGAAGTATGAGGACATAAGATCATAAATTCTTCTCCTCCCCACCTTGCTGCTATATCGGTAGATCTGATGATATTTTTTATAATTTTTCCAGTCTCTTTTAAAACTTTATCACCAATATCATGACCATATGTATCATTTATATGTTTAAAATGATCTATATCAAACATTATGAGACAAAATGGATCTTTATATCTTTTAAAATTTAATATTTCTTTTTTTATCTCTTCAAAAAGCTTATTTCTGTTATATAGCTCCGTTAGATTATCTTTTATTGCCATTTTTAAAAGTATCTGGTTTAATTTAGTTAACTCTTTATTTTTTTCATATAAAGCATTATTTGTTAAACTTTCTATATTTTGTGCAATATCTGCAAATTCAATATAAGAATAATTTGTCTTTTTTAATTTATTTGTTTTTCCTTCGATGATTGCATAAAGATTATATTGAAGATTATGTAATGCATTTAATATCTCTTTTGAAAAAAAACCACTATAAAAAAATCCAATAAATATTGATAAAAGAGAAATTATGAAAATAATAATAAATGTTTTTAGTAATGTCGGATACCATATATCATATTCATTTATAGAAGTTATCAAATACCAATTCAATTTTCCAACTTTATTAATATATCCTATTTTTTTATGATTATTTTCAGCATATGTAAAAAAGCCCTGTTTTTTTAATACATTTTTTGATATATTATATTTTTTTATAAAATTTTCTCCAAGATATAGTTTATTATTTGCTACAATAATTGTTCCATCATCTTTCATAATAATATTTTTTAATGAAGTAATATTTTTATTCTCATTAAGTTTCTTGATCACTTTTTCCATAGAAGTATCTATAGAAACAACACCACTTATCTTTCCTTTGTCATCTACTAATGCTTTTGAAATAGAGACAAGCCACTCTTTTGTTTTTATCTCTTGATATGGAATACCTTGCGAAATATTTGGGAAAGATTTTAAAGCAGCTTTATACCAAGGCCTTATTACTGGATTAAAGCCAGGCGGAGGAGTATAATTGTTAATAAGAAGTAATCCATTATTATATCCAGCATATATATAATTAATATCTTGATCAATTTTTTCAAATATTTTAAAAAGTTCCAAAACTTTTTGTCGCTCTTTTTCTTTTAAAAAAGGAGCATTTCTAATCTCTCTAATTTGACTTAAATACTCTATAGCATTATACATTTTAATAAAATAAGATTTTATAAAATATTCAAGTTCACTATTTTTTGTTTTTATGAAATTATTGATATTTTCAGTTTGTGTTCTATAAAAAATAGTTGAAATAAAAAAGCCAAAAAGTAAAATCATTAAAACAGTAATAAAAACTGTTCTTCTAAATATTTCTTCTTTTAAACTTTTCATTGAAAACCTAATTCATAAATTTTTTCAATAGCCTCTTTTGCCCCCATTGCAAGCTCTATATCTGCGCCATTAGGCTCTCTTGGATTAACGCGAATAAGTGGTGCATTAAAATTTTTAGAAATTTGCTCACCTGTTATCCTAACAGTTGGTACAGCAGTCCCTGCACCAAACTCTATTATGGCAAGATTATTATAGGCTCTATTTAAAAAACTTTCAAAATATTCTCTTTGTATATCTTCTCTTTTGCTTATCCAACTAAAGTCACCAAACATTAAAATATTAGGTCTCGCTATCTCACCACATTTTGGACATCTTGGTAAAGGATTTAGCGCTTTGAAATTTTTCATATCAATTTCTATTTTTAAATTTTTTGCACTCCATATATTATCGGCACAAGGAAGCAAACATTGAAGATAGTGTATAGATCCATGCACTTCATAAATTTTATTTTCATTAAATCCGGCTTTTTGAAACTGTCCATCTACATTTGAGGTAAAAACAAAATAATCTTTTTTACTTTTAGCAATTTCAAGCAATTTATAAAATCCATCATGCGGTTTAGTATCTCGGTATAGATTTAATCTATGACCATAAAAAGCCCATGCAAGGTGCGGATCTTCTTTAAACCATCTTGGATTTGCAAGTTCTTCAAATGAAAGATTTAATTTTTTAGCAATTGGATAAGCCCTCCAAAAACCCTCTTTTCCTCTAAAATCTGGCAAACCACTATCAACTCCCATGCCGGCACCAGCAGTTATAAGTAAATACTCTGCCTCTTTTATTAATTTTGCAGCTTTTTTTATCATTTTATAAACCTAATTTTTAAATTTAAAAAATTTTACTATACTTATAAAAAAAGAAAAAGGCTTTTTATGGATAAAAAACAGATAATTACAGCAATTATAATATTTTTAGGATTAAGTTTAGCGGTTATGATAGGAAAATTTATAGCTATACATATATTTAAATAGCTATTTAATTAAGTACCTCTTTTACAATCTCTTGTAACTTTTTACCATATTTTGGATGTTTTAGTTTTTGAAATATCTTGTTTTCAATCTGTCTAACTCTTTCTCTTGTGATACCAAGTAGCTGTCCAATTTCACTCAAAGTATATTCATTATTGCAGTGGGGATTTTTATCTAAAAATTCATTTATGATTTTGGCTCTTTCTTCACTATCTTTTATATCTTTAACAATTTCTTTCATTTTTTCAAAACAATCACTCATAGTTATCCTTGTAAAAATATTCTATTTACATTTTATAATAAAAATTTTTAAAATCTATAATTTCACTTAAATTGGAACGCTTTTGAAACATCAATTTTATAAAATTTCATCCGAAAAAATTATATAAAGGAGATAGATGATGAAAAAATTTATGCTTACTTTTTTAATTTTAACTATTTACTCTTTTGCAGGAGAAAAAATTCTAAATTCTTACTGGTTTCAAGAAGGTGAGAAGCAAAATATAGAAAAAATTTTAATAGATAAAAATAGCAAAAATTATATAGATCCATACTGGTTTCAGGAAGAAAACAAAGATAAAAAACAAAATATTAAAAAACAAATTAATTAGAAAATAATAAACATTTAATATAAAAAAGTTAAGATAATCCAACATGGATTATCTTTTGGCTTTTATTTTAATGTTAAACTTCAGAGAAATTAAAAAGAATTTTTTGTGGTAGCTGGGGACGGACTTGAACTCTCGCCCTACCCAGCTTATGAGACAAATAAAATTTGAAAATATCATAAATTCAGGGTTTTGGTCATTTACAATCAAGGGTAATTTGCGCTAATTTTATATTTTTAAGTGCAATTTTTAAACCTCGTTAAGTATCTACTTATAATACCCAACTAGCTATCCAATTTCTCTCAAAGTATATTCATTATTGCAGCGTGGATTTTATCTAAAAACTCATTTATAATTTTGGCTCTATCTTTTATATCTTTAATTTTTTTCATTTTTTTCAAAATAATCGCCCATATCTATCCTTAAAGCAAATAATATATCTCTTTAACTCATTTTATAAAAATAGCATTATTTTATATGTAAGATTTTATAATATCATTATACATAGATTTAAAAGCTCCACTCAAAGTGGTTTTAGATAATTTAAAATTGGCAAATCATCACTAAAATATCTTAAAAGGTTTCCAATTGACACTATTTAAATAAAAAAGTTTTCGATAATTTTATATTAAGATGAAAAAGATTAAGCCATTGTCAAAAGCACCATTGAAATGTCAGTTAGACTTGGGATGGGGTCAATTGCTGAGGATTTAGAGAAAAAAGAGCAAATAGATCTTCTTATTAAAAAAGTATTAACTATATCCAAATATGCTACTATACTAAACCAATATCATTAAAAGATTTACTTATATTTTTATGCTCATTTAAGATCTGACACATAACACAAAATTTAACAATTTTAATTTCAAAATGAGATGAAAATTACTTTTAAAAAAAGCTAATTCACTATTTGCAATTTTTTATTTAATATTTTCAACATCAAACTCTTGTACTCTTGTGCAAGCATCCGATACTTCAAGACTACATGCTTTATTATAGTAAAAATATGCTTTTGATGTATCTTTCTTTATCAATTGTCCCTCTTCATATGATAAACCAAGAAAATAGCATCCATATCCATAATCTTCTTCGCAAGCGGTAGTAAATAACTCCATTATTTTTTTTTCATCTCTTTTTAAATTAGCTTGCTCTTTTTCCCACATAACACCTAGGTTTACACATCCCCTTTGATCATCCAAATCACACCCACGAGAATAAAATTCAACTGCTTTATAGTCATTTTTAGCAACACCAATAGCTTTATCGTACATAAATCCAATTTCAGTACAAGCACTACCAATACCTTTTTCACATTTTTGTAAATTATTAAAGTAATATTCTCCTTTTTCTGAGGCTTTCAAAATAAAACTAAAAAATAAACAAGCTAAACTTACAAGTATCAATTTAATAACTAGCATCAATTAACCTTCTTTATATAAAAATAATTCTTACAATATGTAATATTATTTATTATCTGTATAAACTTATAAGATTTTTGATTTTAACTCAATAAAGATTATAACACATACATATAATAAGCTATTTAAATTTTTTAATTTTTTTGATATTAAATTTTGCAATTATTTTAAATTGCAATCTACTTTCTGTCTTATTTATTTTAAAGAAAATATAATATTTAACTTACATATATTTCGACAATTCAAATATTCAATATTAAGCAACAATAAGTAAATAATAATATAGATTATTTTGAAGATTACTATATAGAGTATTGGAATTAAAAAGAATTTATTTGTACTTGCAGTTTTAATACTTCTTGAAAGAAAAGAAAGACCCATAAATACTGGTAGCTGGGGACGGACTTGAACCGTCGACCTCCGGCTTATGAGACCAGCGCTCTCACCAGCTGAGCTACCCAGCCAAAAACAGACGAAATTATACTTCAAATTATTTTTAATGTCAATAATATTTAATTTTTTATTTGTTAAACTTTTCACTCATTAATAAGGAGTGAAATGTTAAAAAGATATTTAATTTTACTTATTCCTATATATATATTTGCAAATACCATTTTGATTGATGCAAATAAAAAGTTTGAAAATATTACTCCTTATATAAACTATTTTTTAGATGAAAAGTCACAATATGACATTAACTATATTCTAACTCATAAAAATCTTTTTCATAAATCAAATAAAAATAAACTGCTTTTTGGATACAAATATAACTCTTCCCTTTGGATATGGATAAAACTTAAAAATCCAACAAATAAAAAAATTGTAAAAATTTTAGAATATGACTATCCTATACAAGAAAAAATTATTATTTATGATATTAAAAATAATAGTATATATTTTAACGGCTACTTTTCTAAAAAATTCCCGCCAAAATATATAACTCATCCTATAAAATTAACTTTCTTTCCATATGAAACAAAAGAGTTTATCATTAAAGCAAAAGATGAAAATGTTGGCTTAATTGCTAAACTAAACCTGTGGAATATAGATGAATTTGAAAAAAACAATGAAAATAAAAAGCTTATAAATATTCTTTTTTTAGGAGGAATGCTTGCACTTATCTTATATAAT
Coding sequences:
- the acs gene encoding acetate--CoA ligase, giving the protein MENIPIFDPSEEIKKVARIKSMDEYWSLVEEAKKDYEGFWDRLAKEKIDWIKPYSKVLDDSNAPFYKWFIGGKLNVTVQCIDRHLQKRKNKAAIIWEGEPGDKRVITYLELYYEVNRFANLLKNRFGIKKGDRVVIYMPMIPEAAFAMLACARIGAIHSVVFGGFSAEALRDRIVDAQAKLVITADGAYRRGKPYLLKPVVDVALSKDCESVESVLVIRRNNEDISWHEGRDYDYNELIKNESGHCEPEIMDSEDPLFLLYTSGSTGKPKGVQHSQAGYILWAQLTMEWVFDIKEEDTYWCTADVGWITGHTYIVYGPLAAGATTMMYEGVPVYPDAGRWWRMIDEYKVNQFYTAPTAIRLLHKMGEDEPEKYDLRSLRILGTVGEPINPDAWMWYFNKVGGGKCPIVDTWWQTETGGHMISPLPGATPIKPGSATFPLPGIFAEIIDTEGNKKEPNEKGYLCITKPWPSMIRTIWNDPDRFVKSYFGTCKKDGKPVYFSGDGAIYDEDGYIWITGRMDDVINISGHRLGTAEIEAAIGHHPRVAECAVVGKPHEIKGESVFAFVVLKDDEGIADEVELTKEINEVITKDIGPLAKADEVAFVPGLPKTRSGKIMRRILRAIAKGEEIKQDTSTLEDPSVVEKIIQIVQK
- a CDS encoding tetratricopeptide repeat protein, whose translation is MIKEAIEYFENDEYEKALPLFKSLAKDGNSEAMYYIGMMYYEGWGVEKDLDEAINWWKRANRKGNLDAKYMLQTISTDSSVFGRE
- a CDS encoding MutS-related protein, giving the protein MEFKDLNELLNDKKKLLTQIYFELQQFFEKKYGQNTVVLMEVGSFFEVYEVNNEELKIGKAKEIAEFLNIQLTRKNKSILENSIANPLMAGVPNFALERYLNRLIQSKKYTIVLIRQKGEPPNVKRYLSNIISPGTNFDYQVEPTENFIVSLLIGENRGSYYAGYSAIDVTTGKCYVNEVFSTRDDKTYALDEIFNLLQTYNTSEVVITFEGEVDKEFIYNYLEIKNHYTYNENAQRLKISYQNELFSKVFSIKSILSPIEYLDLEKYPYASESLAFLLDFIIEHDPAIIEKLNRPIFLGNNKFVYLGNNALEQLNIISRDPNEMTLLKLLDFTSTPIGKRVLKERLLNPIQDKKELQRRYFLIESLIEDFPKFERILKQVYDIERILRRIKLKKAHPFEMNYLHSSLYSIEKIYNEAKKYNLNIENFSIEEVYNFRKELERIFNFENSAKYRRDQIDSNLFNPGVNIFIDKIEEDIKDVLSKLEKIKEHVSSFFEKDEGYVNIGWLDSEGFYINLTKNRFSIIEKELLESFILIDGKHLFLKEFNFKKLKNSVKISSSYIEDLSKEYITLHSRLISLVKKTYIEVLEDLEKLYSALLEKLITFIGELDFAITGAKSAKLYNYSKPEIVDENIIEFIALRHPIIESREENGIYIPNDIFLGRVEDIKHNHITIEASDSKDIKGILLYGINSSGKSSLMKSVGIATIMAQAGLFVPATYMRYSIVDKIFTRIVSKDNLYKGLSTFAIEMLELKNIFNRATSNSLILGDEISHGTETYSALSIVSAAIKRLSEIGSYFIFATHLHQLTELKVIKELKNIIFLHLGVTYDEENDKLIYNRKLEIGSGSTLYGLEFAKALHLDKKFLDYAYDIRKELTKSFNEIELLKKKRRSRYNKSVYLTKCAICNEIVEEVHHIKPKSMANSGFIEHFKANHKYNLIPLCSKHHKMVHEGKIIINGFVMTEEGLKLHYTEVEK
- the pyrF gene encoding orotidine-5'-phosphate decarboxylase, which produces MKLCVALDLPTKDENIKLARNIKDFDIWLKVGLRSYIRDGKEFIQELKEINSNFNIFLDLKLYDIPNTMADAAEEIAKIGVEMFNIHASAGKEAMNMVMQRLKTFEKRPLVLAVTVLTSFDEKSFKYIYNDSIENKANQFSIDAYKAGLDGVVCSVFESKKIKELTSKDFITLTPGIRPFGEDKGDQKRVADLKIAKENLSDFIVVGRPIYKSSNPKEIVEKILTNL
- a CDS encoding sensor domain-containing diguanylate cyclase, which produces MKSLKEEIFRRTVFITVLMILLFGFFISTIFYRTQTENINNFIKTKNSELEYFIKSYFIKMYNAIEYLSQIREIRNAPFLKEKERQKVLELFKIFEKIDQDINYIYAGYNNGLLLINNYTPPPGFNPVIRPWYKAALKSFPNISQGIPYQEIKTKEWLVSISKALVDDKGKISGVVSIDTSMEKVIKKLNENKNITSLKNIIMKDDGTIIVANNKLYLGENFIKKYNISKNVLKKQGFFTYAENNHKKIGYINKVGKLNWYLITSINEYDIWYPTLLKTFIIIFIISLLSIFIGFFYSGFFSKEILNALHNLQYNLYAIIEGKTNKLKKTNYSYIEFADIAQNIESLTNNALYEKNKELTKLNQILLKMAIKDNLTELYNRNKLFEEIKKEILNFKRYKDPFCLIMFDIDHFKHINDTYGHDIGDKVLKETGKIIKNIIRSTDIAARWGGEEFMILCPHTSLKNGITLAKRLKESFENHDFGIDSKVTISIGIIEYENEKDTMKNILKKVDKKLYQAKKEGRNRYIY
- a CDS encoding SIR2 family NAD-dependent protein deacylase, encoding MIKKAAKLIKEAEYLLITAGAGMGVDSGLPDFRGKEGFWRAYPIAKKLNLSFEELANPRWFKEDPHLAWAFYGHRLNLYRDTKPHDGFYKLLEIAKSKKDYFVFTSNVDGQFQKAGFNENKIYEVHGSIHYLQCLLPCADNIWSAKNLKIEIDMKNFKALNPLPRCPKCGEIARPNILMFGDFSWISKREDIQREYFESFLNRAYNNLAIIEFGAGTAVPTVRITGEQISKNFNAPLIRVNPREPNGADIELAMGAKEAIEKIYELGFQ
- a CDS encoding sigma factor-like helix-turn-helix DNA-binding protein, coding for MSDCFEKMKEIVKDIKDSEERAKIINEFLDKNPHCNNEYTLSEIGQLLGITRERVRQIENKIFQKLKHPKYGKKLQEIVKEVLN
- a CDS encoding tetratricopeptide repeat protein; translated protein: MLVIKLILVSLACLFFSFILKASEKGEYYFNNLQKCEKGIGSACTEIGFMYDKAIGVAKNDYKAVEFYSRGCDLDDQRGCVNLGVMWEKEQANLKRDEKKIMELFTTACEEDYGYGCYFLGLSYEEGQLIKKDTSKAYFYYNKACSLEVSDACTRVQEFDVENIK